In Pseudomonas sp. LRP2-20, the genomic window CATCACCGCCCGCGTGCAACGCCTGGAGCAGCAACTGGGCTGCCAGTTGTTCGTACGCAGCCGCAACGGTGCCAGCCTGACCAGTGATGGCGAAGCCTTCGTCAGCTACGCCAACCAGCTGGTGCAGACCTGGGAAGCGGCACGCCGCGACCTGCCGCTGCCCGAAGGCTGCCAGCAGGTGCTGCATGTGGGCGCGGAAGTGAGCCTGGGCAACCCGATGCTGCTCGACTGGGTCGGCGCCTTGCACCGCGAGCTGCCCAGCCATGCCATCCGCAGCGAGGTGAGCGATGGCGAGTCGTTGCTGCGCAAGGTGGAGATGGGCCTGCTCGACGCCGCACTGGTGTACCAGCCGATCTACGGCCCAGGGCTGCAGGTGGAGCAGCTGATGGAAGAAAAGCTGATTCGTGTGCGCCGGGTCGAGCAGCCCGAGCCGTACATCTACATCGACTGGGGCGAAGCTTTCCGCCGCCAGCATGACGCTGCCCTGCCCGACTGCGCGCGCCCGGCGCTGAGTTTCAACCTCGGGCCGTTGGCCCTGCAGTTCATCCTCGACCAGGGCGGTAGCGGGTATTTCCGTACCCGCGTGGTGCAGGCCTACCTGGAAAGCGGCGTGTTCGAGCGGGTGCCACAAGCGCCGGAATTCACCTACCCGACCTACCTGGTCTACCCGCGCAAGCGCGACAGTGATGCCTTGCAGCAGGCCATCGCGGTGCTGCGCCGGCTGGTGGCGGCCGGCGCCAGCGATTGGTCACAACGCTGGGACCCGGTTATCTGAAGCACTGCCAGCGGCACTGAGCAACTGGCGCTTGAGGCCGGCGACCAGGTCGGTCTGGGTGACCACACCCACCAGCTGGTCACCGTCGAGTACCGGCAGGCAGTGCAAGCCCTGCTCGCACAGCAGCGGCAACAGGCGCTCCAGTGGATGCTGGCTGCTGACACTGACCACTCGCCGGTTCATGACCTGCTCCATGCGCACCACCTTGCGGCCGAACAGGCCACGCCAGCTGAACTGGCCGCGCTGCATGGCCGGGCCGACCAGGTCGCTGAGGCTGACGATACCCACCAGCTTGCCCTGCTGCAGCACCGGCAAGGTTTTCAGGTGGTGGCTGGCGAGCATTTTCCAGGCCTGTTCCAGGGTGGTCTGCGGCGAGGCGAACTGCACGTCACGGGACATCACCGCCCCGGCAGTGATGCCGCCGAGGCTGCGTTGCAAGGCGTGCTGCTCGGTGGCGAGGATGATGCGTTCCAGCTCGTCGCGGGTGACGTCGACAAATTCACCCAGCTCTTCCAGCGCCTGGTCCAGGTCGGTGCCGCTGATGCCGACGCGCTCGCTGGGCAGCGGGTCGTGGGTGTGGTGCAGGTCCTTGCGCGGCGCCGCGCCCTTGGGGTAGCGCACACCGGTCAGGCGGTTGTAGATCACCGCCACGCCTACCAGGATCAGCGCATTGAGCAATACCGGCTCCAGCAGGTGGTCGCCCATGGCCGTCAGCCCTGGGTCGGCCAGCACCGCGCTCACCGCCACGCCGCCACCCGGCGGGTGCAGGCAGCGCAGCAGGCACATGACCAGGATCGAGATGCCCAAGGCCGCAGCGGCCACCCATAATTCAGCGCCCAAGCCCTGGCGCATGGCCAGGCCGACCGCACCGGCCAGCGCATAGCTGCCGAGCACTGGCCACGGCTGCGCCAACGGCCCGGAATGCACGGCAAACACCAGCACCGCCGAGGCGGCCAACGGGCCAAGCAGGTGCAGGGCAATGCCCGGGCCATAGGCCAGGCTGGTCAGCCAACCCGCGAGCAGCAGGCCTAGCAACGCGCCGACACCGGCACGCAACCATTCTTTGGGGGGGATATTCAGGGGCGCTGGCAACAACCGCTGCAAACGACGCTCGGAACGCA contains:
- a CDS encoding LysR family transcriptional regulator, which codes for MDIDQARTFLEIVRCGSLVAAAERLFVSQTAITARVQRLEQQLGCQLFVRSRNGASLTSDGEAFVSYANQLVQTWEAARRDLPLPEGCQQVLHVGAEVSLGNPMLLDWVGALHRELPSHAIRSEVSDGESLLRKVEMGLLDAALVYQPIYGPGLQVEQLMEEKLIRVRRVEQPEPYIYIDWGEAFRRQHDAALPDCARPALSFNLGPLALQFILDQGGSGYFRTRVVQAYLESGVFERVPQAPEFTYPTYLVYPRKRDSDALQQAIAVLRRLVAAGASDWSQRWDPVI
- a CDS encoding HPP family protein; translated protein: MSAMRSERRLQRLLPAPLNIPPKEWLRAGVGALLGLLLAGWLTSLAYGPGIALHLLGPLAASAVLVFAVHSGPLAQPWPVLGSYALAGAVGLAMRQGLGAELWVAAAALGISILVMCLLRCLHPPGGGVAVSAVLADPGLTAMGDHLLEPVLLNALILVGVAVIYNRLTGVRYPKGAAPRKDLHHTHDPLPSERVGISGTDLDQALEELGEFVDVTRDELERIILATEQHALQRSLGGITAGAVMSRDVQFASPQTTLEQAWKMLASHHLKTLPVLQQGKLVGIVSLSDLVGPAMQRGQFSWRGLFGRKVVRMEQVMNRRVVSVSSQHPLERLLPLLCEQGLHCLPVLDGDQLVGVVTQTDLVAGLKRQLLSAAGSASDNRVPAL